In bacterium, the DNA window GTCACTTGATTCTACAGGATTCTATCACCGCCTCACATGCCTACTACGGGCGATTGTTTTCGCCGGAAGAGACTTGGGTTATCGGTGACACAGAGCACGACGTTTACGGTGCGCAGCGGCTCGGCCTGCGCACCCTGGCGGTTGCAACGGGGGGAAAATACTCGGTCGAGATGCTGAAAGCGACAGGTGCGGAAGAGGTTCGCGCAGACTTGAGCGCGACGGCGGAATTGCTTGAACTCTTCCGAAACTAAGGCTGTCCTATCCCGCCGGCTGACGCTTTTCCTGCTCATGCTCACTCATGTCGGAGTGACTGGCTTCGGGTATGTCGTCAACAAGCTTGCGCTTCGCGAGTTCAATCCTTTCGCATATGGATTCTGGCGGTTGCTGATCGGCCTCTTCGGGCTTTCAACATTAGTTATTGTCACACGGTCGTGGCCAAGAATCGACAAGGTAGACTGGCCCAGGGTTTTAGTGTTGGCGCTGGTCGCCGTGCCTGTCAACCAGTTGATCTATCTGGTCGGGATGAGCAAAACCATGCCTTCCCATGCCTCTTTGCTCTATGGCACGACCGCTGTATTTGCGTTGTTTCTGTCTTCCGCTTTGGGCTACGAGCGTATTCGTCGGCATAAGGTCGTGGCGATCATTATTGCACTTTGCGGACTCGCTTTAGTCGTTACGCAGGGAGGAGCTATTGACACAAGCTCGGATCTGTTCCTGGGTGACGTCTTGATATTTACAGCTGTGCTGGCTTGGGCAACCTATACCGTGGTCGGCAAGCCTTTGGTCAAGAAATACGGCGCCTTGCCGTCGACATGCGTAGTATTGATAATCGGATCAATCATCAGCCTGCCGTTCCTGGTAATACCGGCGCGTATGCAGGATTACACAGATATTACGTGGATTGGCTGGGGCGGCACTTTCTACGCAGGAATTGTGTTGACTGTTCTTGCCTACAATGTCTGGTACAGGATTCTGTCGATGGTCGACCCTTCGCAAGTCGCAATTCTGACTACCCCGCAACCGGTGGTCGCAACTACTCTCTCGACCTTTCTTGTCGGTGAAGTTGTCGGCTGGCCGTTAGCACTGGGTGGAGCCCTTGTGATTGCCGGAATTGTGCTTATGGACGCTCCTGCCTTCGCGAAGCATGCCGGAAATTTACGAAGAAGAGTCACGGGATTGCAGTAAGAGGTTTGAATGTCTATCGCTGGCAAAAAAGTTGCGGTGCTCGTGGAACATCACTACCAGGATCTTGAAGTATGGTATCCCGTGATGCGCTTACGCGAAGCCGGAGTGAAAGTTCACTTGATCGGCACTGGATCTGCACCCGAATACGCAGGCAAATTCGGATATCCTGCTAAAGTGGACAAAACTGCAGACAAGATAA includes these proteins:
- a CDS encoding EamA family transporter: MNSSETKAVLSRRLTLFLLMLTHVGVTGFGYVVNKLALREFNPFAYGFWRLLIGLFGLSTLVIVTRSWPRIDKVDWPRVLVLALVAVPVNQLIYLVGMSKTMPSHASLLYGTTAVFALFLSSALGYERIRRHKVVAIIIALCGLALVVTQGGAIDTSSDLFLGDVLIFTAVLAWATYTVVGKPLVKKYGALPSTCVVLIIGSIISLPFLVIPARMQDYTDITWIGWGGTFYAGIVLTVLAYNVWYRILSMVDPSQVAILTTPQPVVATTLSTFLVGEVVGWPLALGGALVIAGIVLMDAPAFAKHAGNLRRRVTGLQ